A single region of the Bacteroides luhongzhouii genome encodes:
- a CDS encoding glycine betaine ABC transporter substrate-binding protein encodes MRIYKIVGIVLSAMLLLASCTNSDLEKKKVKIAYANWLEGIAMSHLAKVVLEEHGYEVELQNADLAPIFVSMSGKKSDVFLDAWLPITMKDYMDQYGDSIEFLGEVYGEARVGLVVPQYVTIQSISELADNKDRFSSEIVGIDAGAGIMKTTDKAIAAYGLDGYTLMTSSSSTMLASLKKAMDKGEWIVITGWAPHWMFDQFDLKFLDDPKKVYGDLEEIHAIAWKGFSEKDPFAAEFFGNIKLTTEELSSFMTAMKDARMDEEEIARKWRDEHRQLVDSWIPESENK; translated from the coding sequence ATGAGAATATATAAAATAGTTGGAATAGTATTGTCAGCTATGCTTTTGCTAGCTTCCTGTACTAATTCAGACTTAGAGAAAAAGAAAGTAAAAATAGCCTATGCCAATTGGTTGGAAGGTATTGCCATGAGTCATTTGGCCAAGGTGGTGTTGGAAGAACATGGATATGAGGTTGAATTGCAAAATGCTGATCTTGCCCCTATCTTTGTATCTATGTCAGGAAAGAAATCGGATGTGTTTCTGGATGCCTGGCTACCAATAACGATGAAAGATTATATGGATCAGTATGGAGACAGCATCGAATTCTTGGGGGAGGTATATGGAGAAGCTCGCGTCGGACTGGTTGTTCCTCAATATGTTACGATTCAGTCTATTAGTGAACTGGCAGATAACAAAGACCGTTTTTCTTCCGAAATAGTGGGAATTGATGCCGGAGCAGGAATTATGAAGACGACCGATAAAGCTATTGCCGCTTATGGACTTGATGGGTATACCCTTATGACTTCAAGTAGCTCCACCATGCTGGCCTCTTTGAAAAAAGCGATGGATAAAGGAGAATGGATTGTCATCACAGGTTGGGCGCCACATTGGATGTTTGACCAGTTTGACTTGAAATTCTTGGATGATCCGAAGAAAGTATATGGAGACTTGGAAGAAATACATGCTATTGCATGGAAAGGTTTTAGTGAGAAGGATCCGTTTGCTGCCGAATTCTTTGGCAACATCAAACTAACGACAGAAGAACTTAGCTCTTTTATGACAGCTATGAAGGATGCCCGGATGGATGAAGAAGAAATAGCCCGTAAATGGAGGGATGAACATCGGCAGTTGGTGGATAGTTGGATTCCGGAATCAGAGAATAAATAG
- a CDS encoding MGMT family protein: MKDYKVDKASLSASFCQEVYQVVREIPVGKVSTYGGIAALLGMPQCSRMVGRALKQVPDDLSAPCHRVVNASGRLVPGWTEQKQLLLEEGISFKQNGCVDLKKHLWNYSVSE; encoded by the coding sequence ATGAAAGATTATAAAGTAGATAAGGCGAGTCTCTCCGCATCCTTTTGTCAAGAGGTATATCAGGTTGTTCGGGAAATTCCGGTAGGTAAAGTTTCTACCTATGGGGGAATTGCCGCATTGTTGGGAATGCCTCAATGTTCCCGTATGGTGGGGCGTGCTTTGAAACAGGTTCCGGATGATTTATCTGCGCCTTGTCACCGGGTTGTCAATGCGTCGGGACGTCTTGTTCCCGGTTGGACAGAGCAAAAGCAACTCTTGTTGGAAGAAGGGATCTCTTTTAAGCAAAATGGGTGTGTAGACCTGAAAAAGCATCTTTGGAATTACTCTGTATCTGAATAA
- a CDS encoding LruC domain-containing protein: MKKETILFTSCLFGAFAFSSCEKNLYDENKQPEKEIQVKDLDIPAGFQWKLTQVAAGTVAATTPTMVSFFLDEACSKEEKIADIPVDTEISSLPLSIPTYVNTLYAQYKTGTNETKKVAIPVNADRSFSLNIANDAKSKSNTTRSITRGHDIEDDIQLAKGVIFHPKDGWGTIMFEDQFPSLGDYDFNDFVVNYKVQFQGIKKVDKKYTAQYIQIGLRLKAIGGIFPYSPYLRLKEIDSDEVENIEVYETKNMNPAVDGVELVPNKHLIIDYSPLIKNLAKPAGSQYYNTEKSALVTTSDLPEINILITLKKRKEVKEILEGDEFDLYLKRNDSGTEIHMNGIEPITYQYPFNDKNLLPVYTNGDEEDDNYYFSAGRLIWGLRVPGNAAHAIEKANFLEAYKGFAKWAQSNGKNEQNWYNQGNADKSLLIQN, translated from the coding sequence ATGAAAAAGGAAACAATTCTATTCACTTCTTGTTTGTTTGGAGCCTTCGCTTTCAGCTCCTGTGAGAAGAACCTTTATGATGAAAACAAACAACCTGAAAAAGAAATTCAAGTAAAAGACCTGGATATACCCGCAGGTTTTCAGTGGAAATTAACTCAAGTAGCCGCAGGAACAGTAGCTGCTACTACCCCCACTATGGTTTCCTTCTTTTTGGATGAAGCATGTAGTAAAGAAGAGAAAATAGCCGACATTCCTGTAGATACAGAAATTTCAAGTCTCCCTTTGAGCATCCCAACCTACGTAAATACATTGTATGCCCAGTACAAAACCGGCACCAATGAAACAAAAAAAGTGGCCATACCTGTAAATGCAGATAGAAGTTTCTCACTGAACATTGCTAATGATGCCAAATCCAAATCTAACACCACCCGGTCAATCACTCGTGGGCATGATATAGAAGATGACATCCAATTGGCAAAAGGAGTCATTTTTCATCCCAAAGATGGTTGGGGAACAATCATGTTTGAAGACCAATTCCCATCATTAGGAGATTATGACTTTAATGATTTTGTAGTCAATTATAAGGTGCAGTTCCAAGGTATTAAAAAGGTTGACAAAAAATACACTGCGCAGTATATACAAATAGGATTACGTCTAAAAGCTATTGGAGGAATATTCCCTTATTCTCCATATTTAAGACTGAAAGAAATAGACTCCGACGAAGTGGAAAATATTGAGGTTTATGAAACTAAAAATATGAATCCTGCGGTTGACGGAGTAGAACTTGTCCCCAACAAGCATCTTATCATTGATTACAGCCCTTTAATTAAGAATCTGGCTAAACCTGCAGGCAGCCAATATTATAATACAGAAAAGAGTGCTTTGGTAACAACAAGTGATTTACCGGAGATCAATATTCTGATCACCCTAAAGAAGAGAAAAGAAGTAAAGGAAATATTAGAAGGCGATGAATTCGACTTATATTTAAAACGTAATGATAGCGGAACAGAGATCCATATGAATGGTATTGAACCGATAACTTACCAATATCCATTCAATGATAAAAACCTGCTACCGGTATATACAAACGGGGACGAAGAAGATGATAACTACTATTTTAGTGCAGGACGCCTGATTTGGGGATTAAGAGTACCGGGCAACGCAGCGCATGCTATTGAAAAAGCTAATTTCTTGGAAGCCTATAAAGGATTCGCGAAATGGGCGCAAAGTAATGGCAAAAACGAACAGAACTGGTATAATCAAGGAAACGCAGATAAAAGTTTGTTGATTCAGAACTAA
- a CDS encoding ABC transporter permease, whose translation MINIGQYIEMAINWMMVHFSTFFDAVNAGIGSFIIGFQHILFGIPFYITILVLAALAWMKAGRGTAIFTALGLLLIYGMGFWEATMQTLALVFSSTCLALIVGVPLGVWTANSPRAEKILRPILDLMQTMPAFVYLIPAVLFFGLGAVPGVFATIIFAMPPVVRLTGLGIRQVPKNVVEASRSFGATRWQLLYKVQLPLALPTILTGVNQTIMMSLSMVVIAAMIAAGGLGEIVLKGITQMKIGLGFEGGIAVVILAIILDRITQGMAGRKNKN comes from the coding sequence ATGATAAATATAGGACAATATATAGAGATGGCCATCAATTGGATGATGGTACATTTTTCCACTTTCTTTGATGCCGTGAATGCGGGCATCGGTAGTTTTATTATAGGATTCCAACACATACTTTTCGGAATACCTTTTTATATAACCATCCTGGTACTTGCTGCACTCGCATGGATGAAAGCAGGACGTGGTACGGCAATTTTCACCGCATTGGGATTATTACTAATCTATGGAATGGGATTTTGGGAGGCTACTATGCAAACCCTGGCTCTCGTTTTTTCATCTACCTGCCTGGCCCTGATTGTTGGTGTACCTTTAGGAGTGTGGACGGCAAACAGTCCGCGTGCAGAGAAAATACTCCGTCCTATTCTCGATTTGATGCAGACGATGCCTGCTTTTGTTTATCTGATTCCTGCCGTTTTGTTTTTCGGATTGGGAGCAGTGCCGGGAGTGTTTGCCACCATTATCTTTGCTATGCCTCCTGTAGTCCGCCTTACCGGATTGGGAATACGGCAGGTCCCTAAAAATGTAGTGGAAGCTTCCCGTTCGTTCGGGGCTACCCGTTGGCAGTTATTGTATAAAGTGCAGCTTCCTTTGGCGTTGCCCACCATCCTGACTGGTGTCAACCAGACAATAATGATGTCGCTTTCTATGGTGGTAATTGCTGCCATGATTGCTGCCGGTGGTCTGGGAGAAATTGTGTTGAAAGGTATTACCCAAATGAAAATCGGACTTGGGTTTGAAGGTGGTATAGCAGTGGTTATTTTAGCTATCATCTTAGACCGTATCACGCAAGGAATGGCAGGACGAAAAAATAAGAACTAA
- a CDS encoding substrate-binding domain-containing protein yields the protein MRYTKWIAVLLCFLGMTACRQDAPRFRIGVAQCSDDSWRHKMNDEILREAMFYDGVSVEIRSAADDNRKQAEDVHYFIDEGVDLLIISANEAAPMTPIVEEAYQKGIPVILVDRKILSDKYTAYIGADNYEIGRAVGNYIASSLKGKGNVVELTGLGGSTPAMERHQGFMAAISNFPDIKLIDKADAAWEREPAEVEMDSMLRRHPKIDAVYAHNDRIAPGAYQAAKKVGREKEMIFVGIDALPGKGNGLEMVLDSVLNATFIYPTNGDKVMQLAMNILEKKPYPRETVMNTAVVDRTNAHVMQLQTTHISELDQKIETLNGRISGYLSRVATQQVVMYGGLAILLLVAGLLLVVYKSLRAKNRLNKELSGQKKQLEEQRDKLEEQRDQLEEQRDKLEEQRDQLIQLSHQLEEATHAKLVFFTNISHDFRTPLTLVADPVEHLLADHTLSGDQHRMLMLIQRNVNILLRLVNQILDFRKYENGKMEYTPVQVDVLSSFEGWNESFLAAARKKHIHFSFDNMPDTDYHTLADMEKLERIYFNLLSNAFKFTPENGKITVRLSSLTKEETRWIRFTVANTGSMISAEHIRSIFDRFYKIDMHHAGSGIGLALVKAFVELHKGTISVESDEKQGTVFTVDLPVHTCETILAEDSLISSVSAVPLSPASPGSSNLNETLAVEEEELEKGYDSSKPSVLVIDDNADIRLYVRGLLHTDYTVIEAADGSEGIRKAMKYVPDLIISDVMMPGIDGIECCRRLKSELQTCHIPVILLTACSLDEQRIQGYDGGADSYISKPFSSQLLLARVRNLIDSHRRLKQFFGDGQTLAKEDVCDMDKDFVEKFKALIEAKMGDSNLNVEDLGKDMGLSRVQLYRKIKSLTNYSPNELLRIARLKKAASLLASSDMTVAEVGYEVGFSSPSYFTKCYKEQFGESPTDLLKRKG from the coding sequence ATGAGGTATACAAAGTGGATAGCGGTCTTGCTTTGTTTTCTTGGCATGACGGCTTGTCGGCAGGATGCACCGCGTTTCCGTATCGGGGTGGCGCAATGTAGTGATGACTCCTGGCGGCATAAGATGAATGATGAGATTCTTCGTGAAGCAATGTTTTACGATGGAGTATCGGTTGAAATCCGGTCGGCTGCGGATGATAATCGCAAACAGGCGGAAGACGTTCATTATTTTATAGATGAAGGGGTTGACTTATTGATTATCTCTGCCAACGAAGCGGCCCCCATGACTCCGATTGTAGAGGAAGCCTATCAAAAGGGAATACCTGTCATCTTGGTAGACCGGAAGATTCTTTCTGATAAATATACTGCCTATATCGGTGCCGACAATTATGAAATAGGACGTGCGGTAGGTAATTATATTGCGTCAAGCCTGAAAGGAAAAGGGAATGTGGTGGAACTTACCGGACTGGGTGGCTCAACTCCAGCCATGGAACGCCATCAGGGATTTATGGCTGCTATCAGTAACTTTCCGGATATCAAACTGATTGATAAAGCGGATGCTGCGTGGGAGCGTGAACCGGCGGAAGTGGAAATGGATAGTATGCTCCGTCGGCATCCGAAGATAGATGCCGTGTATGCGCATAATGACCGTATCGCTCCGGGAGCTTATCAGGCTGCAAAGAAAGTGGGACGGGAGAAGGAAATGATTTTTGTCGGTATTGATGCTCTTCCCGGCAAAGGCAACGGATTGGAAATGGTGCTTGACAGTGTGTTGAATGCTACTTTTATTTATCCTACCAATGGCGACAAAGTGATGCAACTGGCAATGAATATCCTTGAGAAAAAGCCTTATCCCCGGGAAACGGTCATGAACACTGCGGTGGTTGACCGTACGAATGCGCATGTCATGCAACTGCAGACGACTCATATCTCGGAACTGGATCAGAAGATTGAAACATTGAACGGACGTATCAGCGGATATTTGTCTCGCGTTGCTACACAGCAGGTGGTGATGTATGGAGGTTTGGCCATTCTTCTATTGGTGGCAGGCTTATTATTGGTAGTCTATAAATCTCTCCGTGCTAAAAATCGTTTGAATAAGGAACTTTCCGGGCAGAAGAAACAGCTGGAAGAGCAACGGGACAAGTTAGAGGAACAACGTGACCAATTAGAAGAACAGCGGGATAAACTGGAAGAACAGCGGGATCAGCTCATCCAGCTTTCTCATCAACTGGAAGAGGCAACGCATGCCAAACTGGTTTTCTTCACAAATATATCTCACGATTTCCGTACTCCGCTGACATTGGTTGCCGATCCGGTAGAACATTTATTGGCCGATCATACACTAAGTGGAGATCAGCATCGAATGTTGATGCTGATTCAACGAAACGTGAATATCCTTTTGCGTCTTGTCAATCAGATTCTGGATTTCCGTAAATACGAGAACGGTAAGATGGAATATACACCTGTTCAGGTAGATGTTCTTTCTTCTTTTGAGGGTTGGAACGAATCATTCCTTGCAGCCGCCCGGAAGAAACATATTCATTTCTCTTTTGATAATATGCCGGATACGGATTACCATACATTGGCAGATATGGAAAAGTTGGAACGTATCTATTTTAATCTTCTTTCCAACGCGTTCAAGTTCACTCCGGAAAATGGAAAGATAACGGTTCGTTTGTCTTCCTTGACGAAAGAGGAAACTCGCTGGATTCGTTTTACTGTAGCCAATACCGGTTCAATGATTTCCGCCGAACATATCCGGAGCATTTTCGATCGTTTTTATAAAATAGACATGCACCATGCCGGTTCGGGAATCGGGCTTGCATTGGTCAAAGCTTTCGTTGAATTGCATAAAGGTACAATTTCTGTGGAAAGTGACGAAAAGCAGGGCACTGTCTTTACTGTTGATTTACCGGTACATACTTGTGAGACTATTCTGGCTGAAGATTCTCTGATATCATCAGTCTCTGCAGTTCCTTTAAGTCCTGCTTCTCCCGGCTCTTCCAACCTGAATGAAACTTTAGCTGTCGAAGAAGAGGAACTGGAAAAAGGCTATGATTCTTCCAAGCCTTCCGTTTTGGTAATTGATGATAATGCGGATATTCGCTTGTATGTACGCGGATTACTCCATACCGATTATACTGTTATTGAAGCTGCAGACGGTTCGGAGGGCATCCGCAAAGCAATGAAATATGTCCCGGACTTGATAATCTCTGATGTGATGATGCCCGGTATTGATGGAATAGAGTGTTGCCGTCGTCTGAAAAGCGAACTGCAAACCTGCCATATCCCTGTCATCCTATTGACAGCTTGTTCTTTGGATGAACAACGGATTCAGGGATATGACGGAGGTGCGGATTCTTATATCTCCAAGCCCTTCAGTTCGCAATTGCTGTTGGCACGCGTTCGTAATCTGATAGATTCACATCGCCGCCTGAAACAGTTTTTTGGCGACGGACAAACATTGGCGAAAGAGGATGTCTGTGATATGGATAAAGACTTTGTGGAAAAATTCAAGGCTTTGATTGAAGCAAAGATGGGAGATTCAAATTTGAATGTAGAAGATTTGGGTAAGGATATGGGATTAAGTCGTGTGCAGCTCTATCGCAAAATAAAATCCCTGACTAATTATTCTCCGAATGAATTGCTTCGCATCGCCCGCTTGAAGAAAGCGGCTTCCCTGCTTGCTTCGTCGGATATGACAGTGGCAGAGGTTGGTTATGAAGTCGGTTTCAGCTCTCCTTCTTATTTTACCAAATGCTATAAAGAACAGTTTGGCGAGAGTCCGACAGATTTGTTGAAGAGGAAAGGATAG
- a CDS encoding quaternary amine ABC transporter ATP-binding protein has protein sequence MSKIEIKDLYLIFGNEKQKALKMLKKDKSKEEILKDTGCTVGVKDANLSINEGEFFVIMGLSGSGKSTLLRCINRLIRPTAGQVLVNGVDISKISEKELLQVRRKELAMVFQNFGLLPHRSVLSNIAFGLELQGVKKEEREKKAMESMMLVGLKGYENQMVGELSGGMQQRVGLARALANNPEVLLMDEAFSALDPLIRVQMQDELLALQSKMKKTIVFITHDLSEAIKLGDRIAIMKDGEVVQVGTSEEILTEPANEYVARFVENVDRSKIITASSLMIDKPLVARLKKEGPEVLIRKMRAKNITVLPVIDADDKLVGEVRLNDLLKLRSRQEKSIETIVRTEVHSVLEDTVLEDILPLMTKTNSPVWVIDETREFLGTIPLSSLIIEVTGKDKEEINEIIQNAIDL, from the coding sequence ATGAGTAAAATAGAAATAAAGGATTTGTACCTTATCTTTGGAAACGAGAAGCAGAAAGCCCTCAAGATGTTGAAAAAAGATAAGAGTAAAGAGGAAATTCTGAAAGATACCGGTTGTACGGTAGGAGTGAAAGATGCCAATCTTTCAATTAATGAAGGAGAGTTTTTTGTGATAATGGGACTCTCGGGAAGTGGAAAATCAACATTGCTGCGTTGTATCAATCGTCTGATACGTCCTACTGCCGGGCAAGTGCTTGTAAACGGAGTAGATATATCTAAAATATCCGAAAAAGAATTATTGCAGGTTCGCCGGAAAGAGCTGGCGATGGTTTTCCAGAATTTCGGTCTGTTGCCTCACCGTTCCGTATTGAGCAATATTGCATTCGGTCTCGAACTTCAGGGAGTGAAGAAAGAGGAACGTGAGAAGAAAGCTATGGAAAGCATGATGCTTGTCGGATTGAAAGGATATGAAAATCAGATGGTGGGTGAGCTTTCCGGTGGGATGCAACAACGTGTCGGACTGGCCCGTGCCTTGGCTAATAATCCCGAAGTACTTCTAATGGATGAGGCCTTTTCTGCTCTCGATCCTCTAATTCGTGTGCAAATGCAAGATGAACTGCTGGCTTTGCAGTCGAAGATGAAAAAAACAATTGTCTTTATTACCCATGACTTGAGTGAAGCGATTAAACTGGGCGACCGTATTGCCATTATGAAAGATGGAGAGGTGGTGCAGGTAGGTACGTCAGAAGAAATACTGACTGAACCGGCTAACGAGTATGTAGCCCGTTTTGTTGAAAACGTGGACAGGAGTAAAATTATCACCGCTTCTTCTTTAATGATTGACAAACCGCTGGTGGCCCGTCTGAAGAAAGAAGGTCCCGAAGTATTGATTCGTAAGATGCGTGCGAAGAATATTACTGTATTACCTGTAATAGACGCCGATGATAAACTGGTCGGAGAAGTACGTCTGAACGACCTGCTTAAGTTACGTAGCAGGCAGGAAAAATCCATTGAAACGATTGTGCGTACAGAAGTACATTCTGTGTTGGAGGATACAGTGTTGGAGGATATACTTCCTTTAATGACAAAGACTAATTCGCCGGTATGGGTGATTGATGAGACGCGCGAGTTTTTAGGAACAATTCCGCTTTCCTCCTTAATCATCGAAGTGACCGGGAAAGATAAAGAAGAAATAAACGAAATAATTCAAAACGCAATAGATCTATGA